In Silurus meridionalis isolate SWU-2019-XX chromosome 28, ASM1480568v1, whole genome shotgun sequence, the genomic window AAAACTATGGACttctaaaggtggtagaacatccTAAACtgtggaatagtcttcctgacagtgttcagggctcagacacactctcccagtttaagtgcagattaaagacgtatatTTTTAGCAAGGTATAAACATAACGCACATCACATATAATacccttgtgctccagaacatctgatcacatgcacattatcaacttgttaatatcatgaacagcatctatgctaattcctctccactgcttctctttctctacccatcctgaggcatccttaAGGTCTTGAAAGCTCTAGTTGTGTCCCACCAACtaatgaagattatggaccttcaaagtCTAAATTCcgaccctgcaaacatcccaaaccatctagagatgtaccagagCCATTTAGATCGCACTTCATGTGAAGTTtgtatgagttgctcagtagctcctggttccacaacgtcaactgactgtctaagactgtaaaaaaagaCATTCCTCATAAgcacacactctggtgctctTTTAAGTTCTCACTCtgcagtgttttgtattgtgtaCGTGATTATAATCTCACACTCGatgtcaaatgtaaatgttccctttttgagtctggttcctctcaaggtttcttcctcattacatctaaggaagttttttcttgccacagtcgcctcagactcactcatcagggatgaatacacataattcacttacataaaaagatttattttttatttttataattctgaATTCTAagttttgtaaagctgctttaaaacaatgtccattgtgaaacgCGCAATAGAAACACACTTGAACAGTAATCTTAGAATTTGTTATGTTTTTCACGGTCTCACTTACAGGTTTATATTACTGGGGGGGGACCATGACAGACTTTTCTCCCTCTGTTTTTGTCCTTAAAGTATGTGATGAGGTTAattaccagtggtggacaaagtacacaaaacatgtacttgagtaaaagttgaGATGGAGTAGGTAGAAtgttactccagtaaaagtgtccctttaaacttttacttgagtaaaagtacaaaagttattttacaaaatttgcaagtaatatgatttattatggctataaagtcttataataatttttatcacaagactctctgcttaatcaactcagtttatgtaaaaagactctgttactcttagATCaccaatttattaataaaatgatattaaggagttaaacactgatatttataaaaattatcatgagcccaaaaccttcttttcaacaactttaaaaaaaaaaataaggccaGCTGCACTGGAACTCAGCTCagaacaatcacagaaaacctttatgacatcacctcaattaaaggcAACCAAATTAACTgttttaactacaatccaactggACTATTTAAGTTGTAATTATTTTGTTGCTAAAGACATTATGATTAACTACATGAGTgattactataaattataatggtttgcaaactaaaagaaatattgaTGCATAAAAGCCTAGCAGGCAACAACAGCATAACCTACGTGATATAACAGACATTAGCCAattatattaaatgcattacattATACTATCCTCATAACGCGAGGAGAGAtcgagctgcatacacacctttatttttttcatgttttatccccctacttctttcctcttttctttctgaattgggctcctgagggtttagacagtttttttttgtcagccataattttaatttggattcagcTCTCCTTTCTGAtgtgacgtgacgtgacgttACCCAACCCCCACCTCTCCTTttagagtgtatgagtgagggaacttctccaGGCGGTTGGTTCACACTCTAAATCCCGACCAGGTTTGTTCACcgtgacataaaaaaatcattttaaaacaccctcattggtggattgctgcttGACCAAtcaagtttttatccactcgtaaataaaaagtaacgactgattttgcgaaatgtagtgaagttaaagtctccccgaATGGAAATATtagagtaaagtacagatacgtgaaaaaactacttaagtacagaaacgaatttacttcgttactgtccaccactgttaaTTACTTAAAAGATGACTTGTCTGATGATAAGGACATCTGCAGACGGTGTAGTGTGATGTACGCACAATTTAATAGTCTGATTCACACATTTAGAACGTGCTCAAAATCTGTGAAGAATGTACTCTATAAAGCATATTATATTCCCAGAACTCTGTACCACCCTGAGGAACAGCTGTAATGTCAAGTTTACCAACAAAGAAAAGTCTTAACGATGGAGGGATTGTCAGTTGCTTGGCAACACGACAAGCTGcagatttttttatcttatcaagttcaagagggagagagggaaaaatAGGCTTGCAATGCCTGTTTAAAGCCGTTATATATAACAAGAACCAACATTACTGGAATGTCCTCAGGATGGGAACAGTTACTCTGCAATGTTACTCTCAATAATTGATTATATTCCCATAACTGAACACCCCCATTTCTTACATAACAAATATTTGTCATATTAACATATGAAAAATCAATGCACAGATGTCATACTTCACTTTCTGGGTTCCCTCGTCTTTAAACTGGTAGGTACGTGCCACGTTCTTCGTGGCCCACTCTAGATGCTCTGCGTGATTCCAGCTGCCCACCACTACGATACTCTTCCCATGTTCTTTATCCTGAGACGACATGAAAACAAGTGAAATTCACATTGTTGCATCTGATATCCACAAATGTTATTGGGTTGAACTTTTTACTATTTTTCAAACTCCTGAAAAATACAGGACAGCCCAAAAGTAATTGGACAGTGCCAAGTTCTGTTTCTTTGCAAAACAGTATTATGAACATGAGACAAAGTTCATagacaaagaaaataataaacatctcCCTAGATAGTATCTGTAGAGAATAATAAGTACTGGGTATTTTTGTTGATGTTCTGTCAGGCTTGAAATGTCATTTTCAGTTCCTGCTTTTATTTCAGGGGCTTTTTGTCCTGACATAATAATGCAaccaaaaagagagaaatttgtttatttgattatttgatAGTTCACCactaaacataaataaacccTATGGAATTtgacatactgtactgtaatccagaggtcgaccgattcgtCAGTTTTGGCAATTAATCGGCACAGATAGTTGGATTGCTGAAAATATCTGCAAAAAACCCTATTGacagtttttccaggttgcggtATAGAgaacgagagcggcctctagaggcgaatcactgacaccatgtgctgtttatttaaatggtcttttgttcattttggatttaaaattcttatttatttacttactgttccttgttgtttcagttttaatgcatgtcttattttcttcaataaatattaatataattaatatattcatatttatttcttatagaaAATTTCCATCATCCAAACTAGCTAtcagtatcagtaaaatccactattggaTTACACTATCTCTACTGtaatcaaatgtattaattttttttaagaaattcaAAACCCAATGTGTAGTTCTAAACAATGGTATATAGTCCAGCATGTAATGCACAGTTAATTCTTTGCAATACCTTCTATTCGCGCTCACCTCATGATACTGATGAACATGTTTTCCATAGCAGAATTCATATTTCCACCATCCCACACCCTAAACAAAAGAGCACAGGGTGGTGATTAATGGACAGcaataaatgaaagcaaataGGTAACAATTCCATTCAAATGGAACAGTAACAGTTACGGTTTaacaggaaaaaatataaaaccttgATTTAAGATCACTTTCCTTTCAAGTTATTGAGGAACAAAGGTTTTAAGGTCTCACCCCATGTAGACAATACGAGCCACTCAGGAATTCCTTTATCAGCTGCTCATCAGTCAGGCGAGATATGTGTGTAGTGCCCACCGTCACCTGGGTTTGTCCACCTACTGCCATGGGTTTGTGGGTAGAAGTAAAAGCCTCCTCTCGCACAGGTGATGTGTCCTCctaaaaggggggggggggaccAGTTCCATGAACAGGTGATCATCACCTTTAAGCTAGAGTGTGATGTGTCTCTCTAAAGTGGTGTTTGGACCTTGTACATAAAAACTcactatatgtacagtactcactataaatgtgacgtctacgaatttacacaaaattcatctcgctatataTTCTTgctaatgttttctgtgtgtgtttaaagagtgtgggaggatgatttatggctttaaaaaaaatttaataataaaaaaattttaaaaagcatttttggggtaGCGTCCATTTATCGTGGAAATTTGCTTGTTCGCGGCCAGTTTTGGCGCCTAGACGGGGGACGACTGTAGAAGCAGCATACATGGGACACAAACGTGCACAAGCAGAATAATAACCTAATAAAATTCCATCACAAATGTAATTGCTGTTGTAaatgctgagtgtgtgttgcTCTCACCTCTCGATCAGGGGGAGGGCTAAAGGGTGGCCTGAGTAGCTCCTCCTGCTTCTGGTCGAGTTGAGAAAGGCTGTGGGGTCGAAGTGGAGAGCCTGTCAGCGCCTGACAAAAGATGGCATTCACAGGCGATGTCTTAAACCTGAATATGttgtgacaaaaaataaacaagacaaaagcataatgattaaaaaataaaaacttttttattgtataattgtgcaaataaatttttatgAACAACGGCTCTTTAATAGAGCAAAAATCTGAAATACTGCAATAAGTGGCAAAAACACTGCATAAATATAGAaagaataatgtaataaatagcaAAACCCTATATAATGTCAACATTGACAGAGTTAACACATTAAATTTTAAAGGTAGTAATTCTATTAACGTGTAATTAATGCAGCATGAATTTTTGTATGACAAAAAAACcatcaaaaatgtaaaagagcCGCAATTTAAACCATCAATGGAACACAAATCTGTTCACGTCTTTTCATTGCTTTCTTTAATAATTGTGTTTACTCTTAGCTCTATTTCTTCTACCTACCTATATTTAGGGTGAGCACAGAGcagtggtgtgagcaccaccaccTCATACTCGCAGGTTGTCACTTCGGCAATAGAAAGGATCTCGTGTTTTGCCTCTGGATGACACACGTACAGCACTGAGGTAGAACGAGGCTTATTCTGTTTCAACACACATGGGGTCCCATTGCCCATCTCAACTGGGAAATAAGGAGTCAGCTGGCCTTCAATATTCTTAGATGGCACCTGTAATGTTtaagtatatttttaaaaaccaaCAATGTGGCCAAACTAGTAATATATCAGAATCTAAGAAACTAACTTTGCACATGCAAAATTCCACATGCAATATGTTTGACCTGATTGATTTGCCATTTCAAGTACCTCAGTGTTGGTGTCTGGTCTTTCATCGGTTTCATTATTAGGTTCTGTTTCTAAGGAGCAGACAAATCATATGTAAATTTCATATGCGTTTGcctataattaatttaaaacccATAAATTAACTAATATAATAATCACCTGCTGAAGAATCACCGTGCGTGGTGGTCATGGTTCCCAGGAAATACTCCTGTAAGCTCACTTTCTGCAGGCccagaacagaaaaaacagCATTACATCTGCATAATTTCTATAAATGAACAATTTAGGTGAATGTACAAGGGCAATTTTACCAAACGGGTTAAACATTGCTAAATTCTGTGCTTGGcatatattataaaaacaaagggAATATTACAGACCTGACCGGTCTCCTTTTCCTCATGATATTGGCGGACATGTTTACCATGGCACACCTCGTAGGACCAGTAAGACTCAATCTGCAAGGAAAGAGTCTTTGTtatatgacaaagaaaatgatgtGGCAAAATCATTACCCAGAAATATGTTTTAAAGATGGAATTATGGAACGTAAGAAGATACGACCTAAAGCTACACAATTATTTCATCCCCAGGAATTCATACACGTGGATTTCTTATAGGTGTGTATGAATACATATATGGTAACAATCTGACCTGCTGAGTCTGGTCATAGATCTACTCTGACCTCTATCTATAAATttaagtgtcccaatacttttgtacatataacgcgtgtatgtatttatatatttttcatgtcACTTAGCAATGAATGCCTCTGTCTGGCTCCGTCTCCATAGCAACAGAGGCAGCCGATCGTGGGTAATTCTGACAGAAATGCTGGTGAtctgtttttctccatttttatcagagaataaggcagaaaGTATACGGTtacactgtaataaatgtgtgggTCTTTAATTAATGCAGTCTCCTATGAGGATAACCGAGAGAATATATGAACTGTATTTGGACTGGAAGGAATATACGCAgtaaaaacaaggataaaattTCCTGATTAAATGTTGAGATAGtgcttaaatattaaataaatcattaacaaaaacaatacagtgtccgtggtatccagtggca contains:
- the erlec1 gene encoding endoplasmic reticulum lectin 1, with product MLGIRVCALFSWALLLYVGSFAHRGASHLFTDEIPFKINWPGEHFTLPTSGALYEDDDFLIMTTADKEKYKCLLPSLSKGDEDKDKEYTGHSPAVLLAPLFKQSSCSYRIESYWSYEVCHGKHVRQYHEEKETGQKVSLQEYFLGTMTTTHGDSSAETEPNNETDERPDTNTEVPSKNIEGQLTPYFPVEMGNGTPCVLKQNKPRSTSVLYVCHPEAKHEILSIAEVTTCEYEVVVLTPLLCAHPKYRFKTSPVNAIFCQALTGSPLRPHSLSQLDQKQEELLRPPFSPPPDREEDTSPVREEAFTSTHKPMAVGGQTQVTVGTTHISRLTDEQLIKEFLSGSYCLHGGVGWWKYEFCYGKHVHQYHEDKEHGKSIVVVGSWNHAEHLEWATKNVARTYQFKDEGTQKVKVVSHFYGHGDMCDLTGKPRQVIVKLKCKESESPHAVVVYLLEPQTCQYILGVESPVICKVLDTADENGLLSLPV